Proteins encoded in a region of the Flavobacterium sp. MDT1-60 genome:
- a CDS encoding aspartate aminotransferase family protein: protein MNNTTLIKEEVSDKALSQNHDFYKDLFHQNSGTEYAQAVQLAQERVSNFLKNNRKPFSGIRPDEMKSKIEAIDFESPLPDYESLLNEVDEIYVKHATAYHLPEYIAHLNCPVVIPALAAEVLISAINSSQDTYDQSAGGTFMERKLIDWTSEQIGYTNGDGIFTAGGSQSNLMGLLLARDYYSLEYQKWNIKLDGLPPDASKFRVFVSDKAHFSNHKNAWILGLGEQAIVHVGVDQRYRMDPEKLEKAIAQEIEKGNIPIAITATAGTTDFGNVDPLQAIAAIANRNNLWLHVDAAYGCGLLLTEKHRHLLNGIELADSVTIDYHKSFFQPISSSAFIVKNKLHLNIIKHHADYLNPKEQNYDALPAQINKSIIQSTRRFDALKLWFTLRYMGKEKLGQFTDTIIETTQRTAAYLEADENFELLCHSDMGVLVFRYLDGPAESSSCEVNQYIKEKLFFSGEVLVASTKVDGEFYLKFTIFNPLTTLNDIKNILNLIKQNGNEYHRLN from the coding sequence ATGAATAATACCACACTAATCAAAGAAGAAGTGTCTGACAAAGCACTTTCGCAGAACCATGATTTTTACAAAGACCTATTCCACCAAAATTCCGGTACCGAATATGCTCAGGCTGTACAATTAGCACAGGAACGCGTCTCCAATTTCCTCAAAAACAACCGTAAACCTTTTAGCGGAATCAGACCGGACGAGATGAAATCTAAAATTGAAGCAATAGATTTCGAATCGCCACTACCCGATTATGAAAGTCTGCTTAATGAAGTCGATGAAATTTATGTAAAACATGCTACTGCTTACCACCTTCCTGAATACATCGCGCACTTAAACTGCCCGGTTGTGATACCGGCTTTGGCGGCAGAAGTTTTGATAAGTGCCATCAATTCTTCCCAGGATACTTATGACCAAAGTGCTGGCGGAACATTTATGGAGCGCAAACTAATCGATTGGACAAGCGAGCAAATTGGATATACCAATGGCGATGGTATTTTTACTGCCGGAGGTTCTCAAAGTAATTTAATGGGATTGCTTCTGGCCAGAGATTACTATTCGTTGGAATATCAAAAATGGAATATTAAACTGGACGGTCTTCCTCCTGATGCTTCTAAATTCAGGGTATTTGTTTCGGATAAGGCGCATTTCAGCAACCATAAAAATGCCTGGATTTTAGGTCTTGGTGAACAAGCCATTGTACATGTTGGTGTTGACCAAAGATATCGTATGGATCCTGAAAAACTGGAAAAAGCAATTGCTCAGGAAATCGAAAAAGGAAATATCCCAATCGCTATTACGGCAACTGCAGGTACTACAGATTTTGGAAATGTTGATCCACTGCAAGCTATCGCTGCTATTGCCAATCGCAACAACTTATGGCTTCATGTCGATGCTGCTTACGGTTGTGGATTGTTATTGACCGAAAAACACAGACATCTTTTAAACGGAATTGAACTGGCTGATTCTGTAACTATCGACTACCACAAATCGTTTTTCCAACCCATAAGCAGCAGTGCTTTTATTGTGAAAAACAAACTTCACTTGAATATTATCAAGCACCACGCTGATTATTTAAATCCGAAAGAGCAGAATTACGACGCGCTTCCGGCTCAGATTAATAAATCGATTATTCAGAGTACACGTCGTTTTGATGCACTCAAACTTTGGTTTACACTTCGTTATATGGGAAAAGAAAAGCTGGGACAATTTACGGATACTATAATCGAAACCACTCAAAGAACTGCTGCTTATCTTGAAGCCGATGAAAACTTTGAGCTTTTATGCCACTCAGACATGGGCGTTCTGGTATTCCGTTATCTTGACGGCCCGGCTGAATCCAGCTCTTGCGAGGTCAATCAATACATCAAGGAAAAACTCTTTTTTAGCGGCGAAGTTCTCGTTGCCAGCACCAAAGTAGATGGAGAATTCTATTTGAAGTTTACCATTTTTAATCCGCTTACCACTCTAAATGACATCAAAAATATTCTTAACCTTATAAAACAAAATGGAAATGAATACCACAGACTTAACTAA
- a CDS encoding thioesterase family protein: MEKILKTKRKIRFQDCDPFNHLNNSKYLEYFINAREDQIADNYDLDIFKYMQKTGLSWVVASNQISYLKPASTMETVVIESQLIQYTANLLLVEMKMWNELETELKAILWIKFIPYNIQTKKAVNHSEDLMQLFESVVLPVDQSIFENRYLEIIQKLKAKTYA; the protein is encoded by the coding sequence ATGGAAAAAATATTAAAAACAAAAAGAAAAATTAGATTTCAGGATTGTGATCCTTTTAATCACTTAAACAACTCTAAGTATTTAGAGTATTTTATTAATGCCCGGGAGGATCAAATTGCGGATAATTATGATCTTGACATATTTAAATATATGCAGAAAACCGGACTTAGCTGGGTTGTTGCCTCTAATCAGATCAGTTATCTAAAACCGGCTTCTACAATGGAAACCGTAGTTATTGAGTCTCAGTTGATTCAATATACAGCCAATCTTCTCCTGGTTGAGATGAAAATGTGGAATGAACTTGAAACAGAATTAAAAGCAATTCTATGGATAAAATTTATTCCTTACAACATCCAGACAAAAAAAGCAGTAAATCATTCAGAAGATTTGATGCAACTATTTGAATCGGTTGTTTTACCTGTTGATCAATCCATTTTTGAAAATAGATATTTAGAAATTATTCAAAAATTAAAAGCCAAAACATATGCCTAA
- a CDS encoding taurine catabolism dioxygenase TauD produces MKSQSIIAEETSVKTSFNFEIPTNPLIVEVTPQERNILSNVGNLLVKAFDHYENPEYIAALHLHAFQLLPERISRILSQFGADFSANQYGAIVFQGLLEVDQEDLGPTPPNWQGADYAKLNKYGFICSLLHGAVPSKPVQYYAQRKGGGLLHTVIPDENMAATQTGSGSKTDLYVHTEDAFLSNQADFLSFLYLRNEERVPSTLYSIRSHGTINSTMEKLFDPIYQCPKDANYDENQTVPGPTASVLYGNRELPFIRFDAAEQIFNENAGQTPEALYNLTEFWNEAKELINSEYIPNSGDVIFVNNHLCAHGRSAFVAGQREENGKIVKCERRQMLRMMSKTSLIHIRSVTQTHDPYFVMEEHLGSVFNQQ; encoded by the coding sequence ATGAAATCACAATCCATTATTGCAGAGGAAACATCTGTTAAAACAAGTTTTAATTTTGAAATTCCTACAAATCCATTAATTGTAGAAGTAACGCCTCAGGAAAGGAATATTTTATCAAATGTTGGGAATCTTTTGGTAAAAGCTTTTGATCATTATGAAAATCCCGAATATATAGCAGCATTGCATCTTCACGCTTTTCAATTGCTTCCGGAACGTATCAGCAGAATCTTAAGTCAGTTTGGTGCTGATTTTTCGGCAAATCAATATGGGGCAATTGTTTTTCAGGGTCTTTTAGAGGTTGATCAGGAAGATTTAGGACCAACGCCTCCAAACTGGCAGGGCGCTGATTATGCAAAGTTGAATAAATATGGGTTTATATGTTCACTCCTTCATGGTGCAGTGCCTTCGAAACCGGTTCAATATTATGCACAAAGAAAGGGCGGAGGACTTTTGCATACCGTAATTCCAGATGAAAATATGGCCGCTACACAAACGGGATCAGGATCTAAAACGGATTTGTATGTACATACTGAAGATGCTTTTTTAAGCAATCAGGCCGATTTTTTAAGTTTTCTTTATTTAAGAAATGAAGAAAGAGTGCCTTCAACTTTATATTCAATTCGTTCCCATGGAACAATAAATTCAACTATGGAAAAATTATTTGATCCTATTTATCAATGCCCTAAAGATGCTAATTATGATGAGAACCAAACCGTTCCAGGACCAACGGCTTCTGTTTTATACGGAAACAGAGAACTTCCTTTTATTCGTTTTGACGCTGCAGAACAAATATTCAACGAAAATGCCGGACAAACTCCTGAAGCTCTTTACAATTTGACAGAATTCTGGAATGAAGCGAAGGAACTCATTAACAGTGAATACATTCCGAATTCCGGAGATGTTATTTTTGTTAATAATCATTTATGTGCGCATGGACGAAGTGCTTTTGTAGCCGGACAAAGAGAAGAAAACGGCAAAATTGTTAAATGCGAACGTCGACAAATGCTTAGAATGATGAGTAAGACTAGTTTAATCCATATACGTTCTGTTACGCAGACACATGATCCGTATTTTGTAATGGAAGAGCATTTGGGAAGCGTTTTTAATCAGCAATAA
- a CDS encoding TetR family transcriptional regulator — protein MTTSEIILNKVAPIFNKQGYVGTSLTDITKATGLTKGAIYCNFSNKEDLALKSFQLNVKLAITPLFKLVSNQQGSINKLNTITDYQRSYYDLVKDRGGCPMLRAGVDTKFINPLLFQAAQNLSQKFTVGLTTIITEGIHNNEIQPNTDPVQCAKIILSLIEGSSLLAFTHNDPSYINTAMDFIDNSIIKSIRK, from the coding sequence ATGACTACATCAGAAATTATATTAAACAAAGTGGCTCCCATTTTTAATAAACAAGGGTATGTTGGCACTAGCTTAACTGATATAACAAAGGCTACCGGACTCACAAAAGGTGCGATATACTGCAATTTTTCAAACAAGGAAGATTTAGCTTTAAAGTCATTTCAATTAAACGTAAAACTTGCAATCACACCCTTATTCAAACTAGTTAGCAATCAACAAGGCAGTATAAATAAGCTTAATACCATAACAGATTATCAACGCAGCTATTATGATTTAGTTAAGGACAGAGGCGGATGCCCCATGTTGCGTGCAGGAGTTGATACAAAATTTATCAATCCGTTATTATTTCAGGCAGCGCAAAATTTATCTCAAAAATTCACTGTCGGTTTAACTACTATTATCACCGAAGGCATTCATAATAATGAAATTCAGCCAAATACAGATCCGGTTCAATGCGCAAAAATAATTTTATCCTTAATTGAAGGAAGTTCACTTTTGGCATTTACCCATAATGATCCAAGCTATATAAATACGGCAATGGATTTTATAGATAACAGTATAATTAAAAGCATCAGGAAATAA
- a CDS encoding nitroreductase — translation MKIKTKSSKIKESDYSDKLNKISKNIRKRRSVYADEFIKKEIPQKLLEEILINATWAPNHKMTEPWRFIVFKGKYLKEYGDYMAHYYKDFYNELSYEAQNEKLKYLRNYPLNAACLIGVIMVRNAKINLPEWEEIAAVSSAVQNIALTCTAHKIGSYWSTKPVAIDYVAQFGLAENEKSLGLLYLGYYPEDLKSSTKKRTPLSKKVLYLE, via the coding sequence ATGAAAATCAAGACTAAGTCCAGTAAAATCAAGGAATCAGATTACTCTGATAAACTAAATAAAATTTCGAAGAATATTCGTAAAAGAAGAAGTGTCTATGCTGATGAGTTTATCAAAAAAGAAATACCTCAGAAACTACTCGAAGAGATTCTAATTAATGCTACATGGGCTCCCAATCATAAAATGACAGAGCCATGGAGGTTTATTGTTTTTAAAGGAAAATATCTCAAAGAATATGGCGACTATATGGCTCATTACTACAAAGATTTCTATAATGAATTGTCCTATGAAGCTCAAAACGAGAAGCTCAAATACCTCAGAAATTATCCATTAAACGCAGCCTGCTTAATTGGTGTCATCATGGTGCGAAATGCCAAAATTAATTTGCCGGAATGGGAAGAAATCGCCGCAGTTTCTTCAGCCGTGCAAAATATTGCCCTTACGTGCACCGCTCATAAAATTGGCAGTTATTGGAGTACAAAACCAGTCGCTATCGATTATGTGGCACAATTTGGCCTGGCAGAAAATGAAAAATCATTAGGGCTTCTTTATCTGGGTTATTATCCCGAAGACTTAAAATCATCCACAAAAAAGAGAACTCCCTTATCTAAAAAAGTCCTCTATCTCGAATAA
- a CDS encoding SusD/RagB family nutrient-binding outer membrane lipoprotein gives MLKKIVYITLFAFSVTSCSDTLDDINKNPNATETPLAPYLLTGSLKQGADLYWGSTNNFDSSLLFVQHWAKIQYTEPDRYDVSNTSFTSLWNTGYSTLITDLNTIINFPQEQANSNYKGIAVALRSWTFLLLTDAYGSIPYKEAGLKVTPAYNTQKEVYTGLLEDLKQAQSLLSTANGTVTGDLVYKGDIAKWKKLVNSLRLRIALRISDKEPALAKQAAIEATTDAAGLISNNSETFKFTYISSPQQNPASVWFETRDDYRISKTMVDKLNELSDPRLPVYAQLPSDASVGKYVGGANGLSNSDANSQGFAKTSKPGTYFLTSSSPAVIASYSETLFNLSEAVARGYIAGDAEQLYKNAITASFNQFGITDVATISNYLNQATVKYDATNYAKSIGTQKWIAFYGQGLDAFVEWRRLDYPVLKAGPATVLDGQIPSRFFYPGTEQSLNGNSYQAAVSVQGKDLLTTKLWFDVK, from the coding sequence ATGCTAAAAAAAATAGTATATATAACGCTGTTTGCATTCTCAGTGACCTCTTGCAGCGATACTTTGGATGATATTAATAAAAATCCAAACGCAACCGAAACACCATTGGCACCTTACCTGTTAACAGGATCATTAAAACAGGGTGCTGATTTATATTGGGGGTCAACAAATAACTTTGACTCGTCTTTATTGTTTGTACAACATTGGGCTAAAATTCAATATACAGAACCGGACAGATACGATGTGTCTAACACGTCTTTCACTTCTTTGTGGAATACGGGTTACTCAACCCTGATTACGGATTTGAACACGATTATTAATTTTCCACAAGAACAGGCAAATTCAAATTATAAAGGAATTGCAGTGGCCCTGCGTTCATGGACATTTTTATTGTTGACAGATGCTTATGGAAGTATTCCTTATAAAGAAGCAGGTCTAAAAGTAACACCGGCTTATAATACTCAAAAGGAAGTATATACAGGATTGCTTGAAGATTTGAAACAAGCTCAATCTTTGCTAAGTACAGCAAACGGTACTGTAACCGGCGATTTAGTTTATAAAGGAGATATTGCAAAATGGAAAAAACTGGTAAACTCGCTTCGTTTGCGTATAGCGTTGAGAATTTCGGACAAAGAACCTGCTTTAGCGAAGCAAGCTGCAATTGAGGCAACAACAGATGCTGCAGGATTAATAAGCAACAACAGCGAAACTTTTAAGTTTACCTACATCAGTTCACCGCAGCAAAATCCGGCCTCGGTCTGGTTTGAAACCCGCGACGATTATCGTATTTCGAAAACAATGGTTGATAAGTTAAATGAGTTATCAGATCCGCGTTTACCTGTTTATGCGCAGTTGCCATCAGATGCAAGCGTAGGTAAATATGTTGGTGGTGCTAATGGATTATCAAATAGTGATGCCAATAGTCAGGGGTTTGCTAAAACATCAAAACCGGGAACTTACTTTCTGACCTCGTCATCGCCGGCTGTAATTGCTTCTTATTCTGAAACATTGTTCAATCTTTCTGAAGCAGTTGCCCGTGGTTATATTGCCGGAGACGCAGAACAGCTTTACAAAAATGCAATTACGGCATCGTTTAATCAATTTGGTATTACTGATGTCGCCACTATTTCTAATTATCTTAATCAGGCTACTGTAAAATATGATGCAACAAATTATGCCAAATCAATAGGTACACAAAAATGGATTGCATTCTACGGACAAGGTCTTGATGCTTTTGTGGAGTGGAGAAGACTTGACTATCCGGTATTGAAAGCCGGTCCTGCTACGGTTTTGGACGGACAGATACCTTCTCGTTTTTTCTATCCCGGCACAGAGCAATCATTGAACGGAAATAGTTACCAGGCTGCAGTATCAGTTCAGGGAAAAGACTTGCTTACTACCAAACTATGGTTTGATGTAAAATAA
- a CDS encoding SusC/RagA family TonB-linked outer membrane protein — protein sequence MKKKLNRYVWLCFLLISIGIKAQETKPLIQSRLDGTVIDAITKEPVIGASVNIKGTTHGVVTDLDGKFYFQTGQKIPYTLIVSYLGYKKTEIVVDKNAVVISLSEEQNVLSEVVVTALGITKEKKSLGYTTQSLKGKDLGETKETNFLNSLTGKLAGVRITNSQGDMGSSRIVIRGETSIAGNNQPLFVVDGIPVDNSQLNFGGATRDFKNAIADLNPQDIETLTVLKGPNAAALYGSRAAHGVVLITTKSGKGQKGLGISFSSGITVSQVTTLPDFQNSFGQGSNGKFSYVDGKGGGINDGVDESWGPKLDGRLIPQFYSNGQAVPFVAHPDNVKDFFNTGLTYDNSISVAKSDEKSDFRLGVNNQKQLGTVPNSEVNKTNFTVNSNYQLTENIKVGVTANYIVTNAPALPGGPSGNRAAGVMLQFLWFGRQVDINQLQNNRDVNWNNSYYSNPYWNAYYNTTSQQRNRLIGDIHLDAKIFDGLNFRFRTGVDYYNDRRKYEIKYGTNGTPFGSYAEDAYTVNEQNTEGIFTYIKKLNDDFSLDALAGFNVRNHSDANNYQKAPRLAVPDLYTLTNSRDPLTSSNSLSRLRVYSAYASAQLGYKNYAFLNLTARNDWSSTLPSSNRSYFYPSISGSLVLSDALKLKSNTLDFLKVRGGWSEVGNDADPYQLSTVYNFQTAFDGNPIQTSSQKKLNENLKPETTRSTEVGLEASFWKNRLHFDAAYYNTDSFDQILEIKTTASSGYTSQLINAGKINNHGIEIQLDGNPVQTENFKWNVGVNYSKNISKVEILDYDKQIQNYTIGTSGGVDVLASVGQAYGALYGTAYQRDANGNIVVGANGLPKADPQKKVLGHYTPDYLAGLTNTLTYKNIEFSFLIDASVGGELFSGTNRTGNYTGVLAQTLQGRDAANGGLNYYLAGTTKTLLPAGATAPGGAAVYDDGMIFNGVYADGTPNTSVLSAQEYYKAPYNISEAYIYSSTFVKLREVKLTYNLDKKLAKKLGFQGASITAASRNLFFIYKDAPNIDPETAFNTGNAQGLESLSLPTTRNFSLNVNLKF from the coding sequence ATGAAAAAAAAATTAAATAGATATGTCTGGTTATGCTTTTTGTTGATTTCCATCGGAATTAAAGCTCAGGAAACCAAACCGTTAATCCAGTCCAGACTCGACGGAACTGTAATCGATGCTATTACAAAGGAGCCTGTTATCGGTGCCTCGGTAAATATTAAAGGTACTACACACGGAGTTGTAACAGATTTGGATGGGAAGTTTTATTTCCAAACAGGGCAAAAAATTCCTTATACGCTAATCGTAAGTTATTTAGGTTATAAAAAAACGGAAATCGTAGTGGATAAAAATGCAGTTGTTATTTCCCTTTCTGAAGAACAGAACGTGTTATCAGAAGTGGTCGTTACCGCATTAGGTATTACAAAAGAAAAGAAATCTTTAGGATATACTACCCAATCCTTAAAAGGCAAGGATTTGGGAGAAACAAAAGAAACGAATTTTTTGAATAGTCTTACGGGTAAATTGGCAGGAGTACGTATCACCAATTCACAGGGTGATATGGGATCTTCACGTATTGTTATTCGTGGTGAAACATCTATAGCCGGAAATAACCAACCATTATTTGTGGTGGATGGAATTCCGGTAGATAACTCGCAGTTGAACTTTGGTGGCGCGACCCGCGATTTCAAAAATGCGATTGCCGATTTAAATCCTCAGGATATTGAAACATTAACTGTGCTGAAAGGCCCTAACGCAGCTGCTCTTTACGGATCACGTGCTGCACATGGCGTTGTTCTTATAACTACAAAATCAGGAAAAGGTCAAAAAGGATTGGGCATAAGCTTCAGTTCGGGTATAACTGTTTCTCAGGTTACTACTTTACCTGATTTTCAAAATTCATTTGGACAAGGATCAAACGGAAAGTTTAGTTATGTAGATGGTAAAGGAGGAGGAATTAATGACGGAGTTGACGAAAGCTGGGGACCTAAACTGGATGGACGCCTTATTCCTCAGTTTTATTCAAATGGTCAGGCAGTACCTTTTGTAGCTCATCCTGATAATGTAAAGGATTTCTTTAATACCGGTCTTACATATGATAATAGTATTTCTGTGGCCAAATCAGATGAAAAATCAGATTTTCGCTTAGGTGTAAATAATCAAAAACAATTAGGAACAGTGCCTAACAGTGAAGTAAACAAAACAAACTTTACGGTTAATTCTAATTATCAGTTAACAGAAAATATAAAAGTGGGTGTAACAGCCAACTATATTGTTACCAATGCGCCGGCCCTGCCGGGTGGTCCATCGGGTAACCGTGCTGCCGGTGTAATGTTACAGTTTCTTTGGTTCGGACGCCAGGTAGATATCAATCAGCTTCAAAATAATAGAGATGTTAACTGGAATAACAGCTATTACAGCAATCCGTATTGGAATGCCTATTATAATACTACCAGTCAACAACGTAACCGTTTAATAGGGGATATCCATTTGGATGCAAAGATTTTCGACGGACTTAATTTTAGATTCCGTACCGGAGTTGACTATTATAACGATCGCAGAAAGTATGAAATTAAGTATGGTACAAATGGAACTCCTTTCGGTTCATATGCTGAAGATGCTTACACAGTAAACGAGCAAAACACAGAAGGTATTTTTACTTATATCAAAAAGCTAAATGATGATTTTAGTCTGGATGCTCTTGCCGGTTTCAATGTACGTAATCATAGCGATGCAAACAATTATCAAAAAGCACCACGTCTGGCTGTGCCTGATTTATATACATTGACCAATTCCAGAGATCCGCTAACTTCATCGAACTCGTTATCAAGATTGAGAGTATACAGTGCCTATGCTTCGGCACAATTAGGTTATAAAAATTATGCATTTTTAAACCTGACTGCCCGTAATGACTGGTCATCGACATTGCCAAGCAGTAACCGTTCTTATTTTTATCCTTCAATTAGTGGTAGTTTAGTACTATCTGATGCTTTGAAATTGAAAAGCAACACGCTTGACTTTTTAAAAGTACGTGGTGGTTGGTCTGAAGTAGGTAATGATGCAGATCCGTATCAATTGTCTACGGTTTACAATTTTCAAACTGCCTTTGACGGAAATCCGATCCAAACCTCTTCACAGAAGAAACTTAATGAAAATTTAAAACCTGAAACAACCCGTTCTACGGAAGTTGGTTTAGAAGCTTCGTTCTGGAAAAACAGACTGCATTTTGATGCCGCTTATTATAACACCGATAGTTTTGATCAGATTCTGGAGATAAAAACAACTGCTTCGAGTGGTTATACTTCGCAATTAATCAATGCAGGTAAAATAAACAATCATGGTATAGAAATTCAATTGGACGGAAACCCTGTTCAAACTGAAAATTTCAAATGGAATGTAGGCGTAAATTATTCAAAGAATATAAGCAAAGTAGAGATTCTGGATTACGATAAACAAATTCAAAACTACACTATTGGTACTTCGGGAGGTGTAGATGTATTGGCATCGGTAGGACAAGCTTATGGTGCACTTTACGGTACGGCTTACCAGCGTGACGCAAATGGAAATATAGTGGTAGGTGCGAATGGTTTACCAAAAGCTGATCCGCAAAAGAAAGTATTAGGACATTACACTCCGGATTATTTAGCAGGTCTTACAAACACATTGACCTATAAAAACATTGAATTTTCGTTCCTTATTGATGCGAGTGTGGGAGGAGAGCTTTTTTCAGGAACAAACAGAACAGGTAATTACACGGGTGTATTAGCTCAAACGCTACAAGGACGAGATGCAGCCAATGGCGGATTAAATTACTATTTGGCAGGTACTACGAAAACCTTATTACCAGCTGGTGCAACTGCCCCTGGTGGAGCAGCGGTATATGATGATGGAATGATCTTTAACGGAGTATACGCTGATGGAACTCCAAACACTTCAGTTCTTAGTGCACAGGAATATTACAAAGCGCCGTACAATATTAGTGAAGCCTATATTTACAGTTCAACTTTTGTAAAACTAAGAGAAGTAAAACTTACGTACAATTTGGATAAGAAATTAGCTAAGAAGCTTGGATTTCAGGGAGCAAGTATTACAGCTGCAAGTCGTAACCTGTTCTTTATTTACAAAGACGCGCCAAATATCGATCCTGAAACCGCTTTTAATACTGGAAATGCGCAAGGTTTGGAAAGTTTATCCTTACCCACTACCAGAAATTTTAGCCTTAATGTTAATCTTAAATTTTAA
- a CDS encoding nuclear transport factor 2 family protein has product MPKVETIEQFIAMVESNEHDKAIEKFYTTYASMQENQAEPRVGRDNLVANEKNTLLKVKSLVSKCIRPYFVNGDHVVIQWYFRFEWKNGTVSEIEEITWQNWQGELINSEKFFYDPKQFTNR; this is encoded by the coding sequence ATGCCTAAAGTAGAAACAATAGAGCAATTTATAGCAATGGTCGAATCTAACGAACATGATAAAGCCATTGAAAAATTTTATACCACCTATGCTTCCATGCAGGAAAATCAGGCAGAACCACGAGTAGGCAGAGATAATCTTGTTGCCAACGAAAAAAATACTCTTCTAAAAGTCAAGTCCTTAGTATCAAAATGCATTCGTCCGTATTTTGTAAATGGTGATCATGTTGTTATTCAATGGTATTTTCGATTTGAATGGAAAAATGGGACTGTTTCTGAAATTGAAGAAATCACCTGGCAAAACTGGCAGGGTGAACTTATTAACTCCGAAAAGTTTTTTTATGATCCTAAGCAATTTACAAACAGATAA